In Halopseudomonas nanhaiensis, a single window of DNA contains:
- a CDS encoding complex I subunit 5 family protein — MLAALGSLSIPLATALLLLLLRIRSGYWVILSSLASLLCAGVSLQQAVQGGTMQLAIGGWAAPLGIRFEISMLSSLLLCYTALIHMLVAVYAARSRHSETRHSDYWPLSSLLHASLAALWLSRDLFNWYVTLELLGLGAVAMIALAGRHAYSAALRYLLLSLAGSLCYLLGVALLYGRYGVLDIGLLGSMTVDDATTRVSLLLITLGLMTKGALWPLHMWLPDAHSRAPTAVSALLSALVVKGPLFILWLVWSRIAPTELAVSIGPLFGIAGVLALIGGGWSALRTGWLKRLVAYSTVAQLGYALLALGLLLHWRSAILSVALWLFVLAHGLAKVSLFLAAGEIQGTLGTKRVSALNGASQTMPVATFAFALAGFSLVGLPPSGGFIAKWVLLQPLLAEPGNWPWAVGVLLGTLATAGYVFRVLARTFNRAETNPPDFAPDLFAQWLAMLPALLVWAMALLSEPLIFWLTEASN, encoded by the coding sequence ATGCTGGCAGCGCTCGGCAGCCTGTCGATTCCATTGGCGACGGCGCTGCTGCTTCTGTTGCTGCGCATCCGCTCGGGTTACTGGGTGATTCTCAGCAGCCTGGCGAGCCTGCTCTGCGCCGGCGTCTCCCTGCAGCAGGCGGTGCAGGGCGGCACCATGCAACTGGCCATAGGCGGTTGGGCGGCTCCGCTGGGCATTCGCTTCGAGATCAGCATGCTGAGCTCGCTACTGCTGTGCTACACCGCGCTCATCCATATGCTGGTTGCGGTGTATGCCGCGCGCAGCCGCCATAGCGAAACCCGTCACAGCGACTATTGGCCATTGTCCAGTCTGCTGCACGCCAGCCTTGCGGCGCTGTGGCTCTCGCGAGACCTGTTCAACTGGTACGTCACCCTGGAGCTGCTCGGGCTCGGCGCGGTCGCGATGATTGCTCTGGCCGGCCGGCACGCGTACAGCGCCGCCCTGCGTTACCTGCTGCTCTCGCTGGCGGGTTCGCTGTGCTACCTGCTCGGCGTGGCGCTGCTCTACGGCCGCTACGGGGTGCTGGATATCGGCCTGCTCGGCAGCATGACGGTAGACGATGCGACGACGCGCGTATCCCTGCTGCTGATCACCCTCGGACTGATGACCAAGGGCGCTCTCTGGCCGCTGCACATGTGGCTGCCCGATGCCCACAGCCGTGCACCGACCGCGGTGAGTGCGTTGTTGTCTGCGCTTGTGGTCAAGGGACCGCTGTTCATCCTGTGGCTGGTCTGGAGCCGCATCGCGCCGACCGAACTGGCGGTCAGCATCGGACCCCTGTTCGGTATCGCCGGGGTACTGGCACTGATCGGCGGTGGCTGGTCTGCCCTGCGTACCGGCTGGCTCAAGCGGCTGGTGGCGTATTCCACCGTGGCGCAGCTCGGCTATGCACTGCTGGCACTCGGTCTGCTGCTGCACTGGCGCAGCGCGATACTGTCGGTGGCGCTATGGCTGTTCGTTCTCGCACACGGGCTGGCCAAGGTCAGCCTGTTTCTGGCTGCCGGGGAAATCCAGGGCACCCTGGGCACCAAGCGGGTGTCAGCGCTCAACGGCGCTTCGCAGACCATGCCGGTGGCCACCTTTGCCTTCGCTCTGGCCGGTTTCAGTCTGGTGGGACTGCCGCCCAGTGGCGGGTTCATCGCCAAATGGGTGCTGCTGCAGCCCTTGCTGGCCGAACCTGGCAACTGGCCTTGGGCCGTGGGCGTGCTGCTCGGCACCCTTGCCACGGCCGGCTACGTATTCCGCGTACTGGCCAGGACCTTCAACCGCGCCGAAACCAACCCGCCGGACTTCGCCCCGGATCTGTTCGCGCAATGGCTGGCGATGCTGCCGGCGCTGCTGGTCTGGGCCATGGCACTGCTGAGCGAGCCGCTGATTTTCTGGCTGACCGAGGCAAGCAACTGA
- a CDS encoding complex I subunit 5 family protein encodes MSWLWLLAVTAPLLAGALEMRWARSAAWAWLSVLPALLCVWLNPEPLVISILWPGAQWGLEDPLGRAWLGFTAALWGCASGFAYYDPVLREHVRRFWSLWSVALSGNLLLIVSLDAAGFYVGFSMMSLAAYALVAHLAGPGPRQAGRLYLQLAVLGEMLVFAGMLMRIDAAGGSLLLADLQDAPISHLGTALLVIGFGIKAGFWPLHVWLPMAHPAAPPAASAVLSGAMLKAGILGIWRFLPLDQPVTSDQASLVLFGLGLITAFYGVVFGLLQRSAKSVLAYSSISQMGYLLIIIAVAWNAPGSQTAAVSLLALYAVHHGVTKGALFMGAGLAHQRRLGPLYVALVLIAALSLAGAPLTSGGAVKTQLKSLLADSIWAGWTVVLTLGSVGTALLAARAIWLMLREQPDHGTIHPVQALFWAPLCLAPVLLPWAWPELREALLYSLGWAYGWSMLWPIGLACLLLAGATRLGAGGRFAIRLPEPSRAMSLRLKRVMHRPPGVPRRRWKPDLRFIERRLNRQLSGEPVIWSSWLILALLLVGWTFGS; translated from the coding sequence GTGAGTTGGCTCTGGCTCCTGGCAGTCACCGCACCGCTGCTGGCCGGTGCGCTCGAGATGCGCTGGGCGCGCAGCGCCGCCTGGGCCTGGCTCAGCGTACTGCCGGCGCTGCTGTGTGTCTGGCTGAACCCCGAGCCGCTGGTGATCTCGATTCTCTGGCCCGGGGCCCAATGGGGTCTGGAGGACCCGCTGGGACGCGCCTGGCTGGGGTTCACCGCAGCGCTGTGGGGTTGCGCCAGCGGCTTTGCCTATTACGATCCGGTATTGCGCGAGCATGTGCGTCGATTCTGGTCGCTCTGGTCGGTCGCCCTGTCAGGTAATCTGTTGCTTATCGTTTCACTGGACGCTGCCGGGTTCTATGTCGGCTTCTCCATGATGAGCCTGGCTGCCTACGCTCTGGTGGCTCATCTGGCCGGGCCGGGGCCCCGGCAAGCCGGGCGCCTGTACCTGCAACTGGCTGTTCTGGGCGAGATGCTGGTTTTCGCCGGCATGCTTATGCGTATCGATGCCGCCGGCGGCAGCCTGCTGCTGGCCGATCTGCAGGACGCGCCGATCTCCCATCTGGGCACCGCCCTGCTGGTCATCGGATTTGGCATAAAGGCCGGTTTCTGGCCACTGCACGTCTGGTTGCCGATGGCCCATCCGGCGGCACCACCTGCAGCCAGTGCCGTGCTGTCAGGCGCCATGCTCAAGGCCGGAATACTCGGCATCTGGCGATTTCTGCCGCTGGATCAGCCAGTCACCTCCGACCAGGCTTCGCTGGTGCTGTTCGGGCTCGGCCTGATCACCGCGTTTTATGGCGTGGTGTTCGGGCTTTTACAGCGCAGCGCGAAGAGCGTGCTGGCCTATTCATCGATCAGCCAGATGGGCTACCTGCTGATCATCATCGCCGTGGCGTGGAACGCTCCCGGCAGCCAGACCGCAGCGGTCAGCCTGCTCGCGCTGTATGCGGTACATCACGGGGTGACCAAGGGTGCCCTGTTCATGGGGGCGGGCCTGGCGCACCAGCGCCGGCTGGGCCCGCTATACGTCGCGCTGGTGCTGATCGCCGCACTGTCACTGGCCGGCGCGCCCCTGACAAGTGGCGGCGCGGTCAAGACCCAGCTCAAGAGCCTGTTGGCCGACAGCATCTGGGCCGGCTGGACCGTGGTGCTGACGCTCGGGTCGGTTGGGACCGCGCTGCTTGCGGCGCGGGCAATCTGGCTGATGCTGCGAGAACAACCGGACCACGGCACGATCCATCCGGTACAGGCGCTGTTCTGGGCGCCGCTCTGTCTGGCTCCGGTCCTGTTGCCATGGGCCTGGCCGGAGTTGCGCGAAGCCCTGCTTTACAGTCTGGGCTGGGCGTACGGCTGGAGCATGCTGTGGCCTATCGGGCTGGCCTGCCTGCTGCTGGCCGGCGCTACCAGGCTGGGAGCGGGCGGTCGATTCGCGATACGGTTGCCGGAGCCATCAAGAGCCATGTCGCTGCGCCTGAAGCGGGTGATGCATCGCCCGCCCGGAGTCCCCCGACGCCGATGGAAACCCGATCTACGCTTTATCGAACGACGCCTGAACCGCCAGCTCTCCGGTGAGCCTGTGATCTGGAGCAGCTGGCTGATTCTGGCCCTGCTACTGGTCGGATGGACATTCGGCAGTTGA
- the rfbF gene encoding glucose-1-phosphate cytidylyltransferase has translation MKVAIFAGGFGTRLSEETSIRPKPMVEVGNRPIIWHIMKMYAQHGFNEFVVLGGYKVDYIRDYFLNFRGQRSDYTIDLSTGEVQWHDDLPENWKITVLDTGGDTMTGGRLRRARKFLSDGPFCLTYGDGVSDVDITALVRQHRESKKWCTLTAVTQPGRYGALRLNDDRNEVEAFREKGAKDGGLINGGFFVCEPEIFELIDGDQTVWENEPMDRLVERGMLGSYHHDGFWQSMDSLRDKVVLEDIWATGAPWKTWND, from the coding sequence ATGAAAGTTGCAATTTTTGCGGGCGGCTTCGGGACACGTTTGAGCGAAGAAACCTCGATCCGACCAAAGCCGATGGTTGAAGTGGGCAACCGCCCGATCATCTGGCACATCATGAAGATGTACGCGCAGCATGGTTTCAATGAGTTCGTCGTCCTGGGCGGTTACAAGGTCGACTATATCCGTGATTACTTCCTCAATTTCCGCGGCCAGCGCAGCGATTACACCATCGACCTGAGTACAGGCGAGGTGCAGTGGCATGACGATCTGCCGGAGAACTGGAAGATCACCGTACTCGATACCGGCGGCGACACCATGACCGGCGGGCGGCTCAGGCGCGCCCGCAAATTTCTTTCTGACGGCCCCTTTTGTCTGACCTATGGCGACGGCGTGAGCGATGTCGATATCACCGCCCTGGTACGCCAGCACCGCGAATCGAAGAAGTGGTGCACCCTGACCGCTGTAACCCAGCCGGGCCGCTACGGCGCCTTGCGGCTCAACGACGATCGCAACGAAGTGGAGGCCTTTCGTGAGAAGGGCGCGAAGGACGGCGGCCTGATCAATGGCGGGTTCTTTGTCTGCGAGCCGGAAATATTCGAGCTGATCGATGGTGATCAGACGGTCTGGGAGAACGAGCCCATGGATCGCCTGGTCGAGCGCGGCATGCTAGGCAGCTATCACCATGACGGCTTCTGGCAGAGCATGGATTCTTTGCGTGACAAGGTCGTTCTGGAAGATATCTGGGCGACCGGTGCGCCCTGGAAAACCTGGAACGACTGA
- a CDS encoding glycosyltransferase family 2 protein, protein MNKIFAVVLTYNRKDLLKRSLDAIYAQTRPCDGVIVIDNASTDGTEQMLLQQQYPLLKVYVLSENIGASGGFNAGFRIAYKNGADFVWMMDDDVIPEPDALLRLEEADAVLTREGIDRSYLLSTAFTEKGQVTNSPHLDDRLNRIKYQNWPLTLQYGVVPVRRATFVSILVPRSTLREHGLPLASMFIWGEDSEYTLRVTEDAPGFLVGASKVQHLRQESGSIDILAERNPNRIEYHRHLIRNEMFVARKYYKQRRVIMAKLHQWKVMFKLLRRGELHKASIVLRGLMESGRFRPMSEAADAPIETLGVSVRYFSTMTDSVQYHSHEQTTERRSEERLTMLVN, encoded by the coding sequence ATGAACAAGATCTTCGCCGTAGTACTCACCTACAATCGAAAGGATTTGCTCAAGCGGAGTCTCGACGCCATTTACGCTCAGACCCGCCCTTGTGATGGCGTGATCGTCATTGACAACGCCAGTACCGACGGCACGGAACAGATGTTGCTGCAGCAGCAATACCCGCTGTTGAAGGTGTATGTACTGTCGGAAAACATCGGCGCATCGGGCGGTTTCAATGCGGGTTTTCGCATCGCCTACAAGAACGGCGCCGACTTTGTCTGGATGATGGATGATGACGTGATCCCGGAGCCCGATGCGCTGCTGCGGCTGGAAGAGGCCGATGCCGTCCTGACCCGCGAAGGTATCGATCGGTCCTACCTGCTGTCCACGGCCTTCACCGAGAAGGGTCAGGTGACCAACTCGCCGCATCTGGACGATCGCCTCAACCGAATCAAGTACCAGAACTGGCCGCTGACGCTGCAGTATGGCGTGGTCCCTGTTCGCCGCGCGACGTTCGTCTCGATCCTGGTGCCGCGCTCCACCCTGCGCGAGCATGGCCTGCCGCTGGCGTCGATGTTCATCTGGGGTGAAGACAGCGAATACACCCTGCGCGTCACCGAAGACGCGCCAGGCTTTCTGGTCGGAGCCAGCAAGGTGCAGCACCTGCGCCAGGAAAGCGGCTCCATTGATATCCTTGCCGAGCGCAACCCCAACCGCATCGAGTACCACCGCCATCTCATCCGCAATGAGATGTTCGTCGCGCGCAAGTACTACAAACAACGCCGGGTGATCATGGCGAAGCTGCATCAGTGGAAAGTGATGTTCAAGCTGTTGCGCCGAGGCGAGTTGCACAAGGCGAGTATCGTACTTCGCGGGCTGATGGAGAGCGGTCGCTTCCGCCCGATGAGCGAAGCGGCCGACGCGCCGATCGAGACGCTCGGCGTTTCGGTACGCTACTTCTCAACCATGACCGACTCCGTGCAGTACCATTCACACGAGCAGACCACCGAACGCCGCTCAGAAGAGCGGCTGACGATGCTCGTCAATTAA
- the rfbC gene encoding dTDP-4-dehydrorhamnose 3,5-epimerase: protein MKYHSTELKDAWLIELELRGDDRGFFARTMCREEFADRGMETEYVQQNMSVSAFKGTLRGMHYQLRPYAEAKLIRCLRGAIVDVIVDIREDSPTYLKHQMFELNDQNRHQLYVPPGFAHSFQTLTDDVEVSYLVSSPYAPEHERGLRYNDEKLGISWPETVTTISDKDAAWPLIDEHRQPLF, encoded by the coding sequence ATGAAGTATCACTCAACAGAATTGAAGGACGCCTGGCTGATCGAGCTGGAGCTGCGCGGCGACGACCGCGGATTTTTCGCTCGCACCATGTGCCGCGAAGAGTTCGCCGACCGGGGTATGGAAACCGAGTACGTGCAACAGAACATGTCTGTTTCGGCCTTCAAGGGCACGCTGCGCGGCATGCACTACCAGCTGCGCCCGTATGCCGAGGCCAAGCTGATCCGCTGTCTGCGCGGCGCAATCGTCGACGTTATCGTGGACATTCGAGAGGATTCGCCGACCTACCTGAAGCATCAGATGTTCGAGCTGAACGATCAGAACCGGCATCAACTGTATGTGCCGCCGGGATTCGCACATTCGTTCCAGACGCTGACCGATGATGTGGAAGTCAGCTATCTGGTGTCATCGCCCTATGCGCCAGAGCATGAACGCGGGCTGCGCTACAACGATGAGAAGCTGGGTATTTCCTGGCCGGAGACGGTGACCACCATCTCCGACAAGGACGCCGCGTGGCCGTTAATTGACGAGCATCGTCAGCCGCTCTTCTGA
- a CDS encoding proton-conducting transporter membrane subunit: MDTWTELLPLLLLLSSLIPGVLIFALREDQVRLRVGLNIGAVLLKLLLVGLMLYGVSAGYFYRFTLSFLPQADLILQADALSLQFITLSSVLWLATTFYAIGYLEDSPLRSRFFGYFSLCVCATVGIALAGNLVTFLLFYEMLTLATFPLVVHRGTPQALAAGRIYLTYTLAGGALVLVGVALLHVQAGSPDFVPGGYLTADDARNPTYIAAFALLLAGLGVKAAIVPLHGWLPRAMVAPAPVSALLHAVAVVKAGAFGIIRVVYDVFGPELMEDLQLHVPLLALSAATIIYGSVMALKQSELKKRLAYSTVSQVSYILLGVALLGPIAAVGALAHLVHQGLMKVTLFYCAGNLAETLGIHSIHELDGSGRRMPLTMMAFSIGALGMIGVPPVAGFISKWYLGLGALEVGADWALGVLVLSGLLNAAYFLPLLYRAWFRPAPATWPEERPLGNGRPGWGETHWMLLAPTLFTATLAVLAGLLAGASFSPLAWAQLIVNREFGL, from the coding sequence ATGGACACCTGGACAGAGCTGCTGCCGCTGCTGCTGTTGCTCAGCTCGCTGATACCCGGCGTGCTGATCTTCGCGCTGCGCGAGGATCAGGTCCGCCTGCGGGTGGGTCTGAACATCGGTGCGGTGCTGCTAAAGCTGTTGCTGGTCGGGCTGATGCTGTATGGGGTCAGCGCCGGATACTTCTACCGTTTCACGCTATCGTTTCTGCCGCAGGCGGATCTGATTCTGCAGGCCGACGCGCTCTCGCTGCAGTTCATCACACTGTCTTCGGTGCTCTGGCTGGCGACCACCTTCTACGCGATCGGCTACCTGGAAGACTCGCCGCTGCGCTCGCGATTCTTCGGTTATTTCAGCCTCTGCGTGTGCGCGACGGTGGGGATCGCCCTGGCCGGCAACCTGGTCACCTTTCTGCTGTTCTACGAGATGCTCACGCTGGCAACCTTTCCGCTGGTGGTGCATCGCGGCACACCCCAGGCACTGGCGGCGGGCCGGATCTATCTGACCTACACCCTGGCGGGCGGCGCGCTGGTGCTGGTCGGCGTGGCCTTGCTGCATGTTCAGGCAGGCAGCCCCGACTTTGTTCCCGGCGGTTACCTGACCGCAGACGATGCGAGAAATCCGACCTACATCGCCGCCTTCGCGCTGCTGCTGGCCGGACTGGGCGTCAAGGCTGCAATCGTGCCGCTGCACGGATGGCTGCCGCGAGCGATGGTCGCTCCGGCACCGGTCAGCGCGCTGTTGCACGCCGTTGCGGTGGTCAAGGCCGGCGCCTTCGGCATCATCCGCGTGGTGTATGACGTGTTCGGACCTGAGCTGATGGAGGACCTGCAGCTGCACGTACCGCTGCTAGCGTTATCCGCCGCCACCATCATCTACGGCTCGGTCATGGCCCTGAAACAGAGCGAACTGAAAAAGCGCCTGGCCTACTCCACCGTCAGCCAGGTGTCCTACATCCTGTTGGGGGTGGCGCTGCTGGGCCCGATTGCAGCGGTCGGCGCGCTGGCGCATCTGGTGCATCAGGGCCTGATGAAGGTGACGCTGTTCTACTGCGCCGGCAACCTGGCCGAGACCCTGGGGATCCACTCGATCCATGAACTCGACGGCTCGGGCCGGCGCATGCCGCTCACCATGATGGCGTTCAGCATCGGTGCGCTGGGCATGATCGGGGTGCCGCCGGTGGCCGGATTCATCAGCAAATGGTACCTGGGGCTGGGCGCGCTGGAAGTGGGTGCAGACTGGGCCCTCGGAGTGCTGGTGCTGTCCGGGCTGCTAAATGCCGCCTATTTTCTGCCGTTGCTGTACCGCGCGTGGTTCCGCCCCGCTCCAGCTACCTGGCCCGAAGAGCGCCCCCTCGGCAACGGTCGGCCCGGATGGGGCGAGACGCACTGGATGCTGCTGGCGCCGACCCTGTTCACCGCCACGCTTGCCGTGCTGGCTGGACTGTTGGCCGGCGCCTCGTTCAGCCCCCTGGCCTGGGCACAGCTGATCGTCAACCGGGAGTTTGGCCTGTGA
- a CDS encoding NAD-dependent epimerase/dehydratase family protein: MKILILGNLGYIGPLVARELSQRHPDAILHGFDNAYFAHCLTGATSVPERFLHEQMYGDVRNVTADMLRGYDAVVQLAAVSNDPMGNRFAGVTADINQRSTVAIARAAAAAGVSNFVFASSCSIYGVAEGAPRTERDPTAPMTAYAKSKIGAEQELETIDTDMVITCLRFATACGMSDRLRLDLVLNDFVACALSDGQITVLSDGSPWRPLIDVADMARAIDWAVQRPADNGGRFLRVNTGNDERNHQVRDLANAVAQAIPGTSVSINTDAPVDSRSYKVDFSLFRELAPDHQPQVTLEMSIEQLIRGLKRMNFNDAQFRSSPLMRLHVLQGHIEEGRLSEDLTWQ; encoded by the coding sequence ATGAAAATTCTTATTCTCGGAAATCTCGGTTATATCGGCCCCCTTGTCGCCCGCGAACTATCTCAGCGGCACCCGGATGCCATTCTCCACGGCTTCGACAACGCGTACTTCGCCCATTGTCTGACGGGCGCGACCAGCGTCCCGGAGCGGTTCCTGCATGAGCAGATGTACGGTGACGTACGCAATGTCACGGCGGACATGCTCAGAGGATACGACGCGGTAGTCCAGCTCGCTGCGGTGTCCAACGATCCGATGGGCAATCGCTTCGCCGGGGTCACGGCGGACATCAACCAGCGCTCTACCGTGGCCATCGCCCGCGCCGCAGCGGCTGCCGGCGTCAGCAACTTCGTGTTCGCCTCCAGCTGCAGCATCTATGGCGTAGCCGAGGGCGCACCGCGCACGGAGCGGGACCCGACTGCGCCGATGACCGCTTATGCGAAGTCGAAGATCGGTGCGGAGCAGGAGCTGGAGACCATCGACACCGATATGGTCATCACCTGCCTGCGCTTTGCTACCGCCTGCGGCATGTCAGATCGCCTGCGTCTCGATCTGGTGCTCAACGATTTTGTCGCCTGTGCGCTCAGCGACGGCCAGATCACCGTGCTCAGCGATGGGTCTCCGTGGCGGCCGCTGATCGATGTGGCCGACATGGCCCGTGCGATCGATTGGGCTGTCCAGCGTCCAGCTGACAACGGTGGTCGCTTTCTGCGGGTCAATACCGGCAACGACGAGCGCAACCATCAGGTCCGTGACCTGGCCAATGCCGTGGCCCAGGCCATTCCCGGCACCAGCGTCAGCATCAATACCGACGCGCCAGTCGACAGCCGCTCCTACAAGGTCGATTTCAGTCTGTTTCGCGAGCTGGCTCCCGATCATCAGCCCCAGGTCACTCTGGAGATGTCGATCGAGCAGCTGATTCGCGGTTTGAAGCGCATGAATTTCAACGATGCGCAGTTCCGCTCCTCCCCGCTGATGCGTTTGCACGTGTTGCAGGGGCACATCGAGGAAGGGCGTCTTTCGGAGGATCTGACATGGCAGTAA
- a CDS encoding DUF2149 domain-containing protein, translating into MSRRWRSSRFATGEDDPLGPLANLVDVVLVFACGLIAALVAQTDLLARLEHSSQPVPIERGRELPQVPESLNGNSGEGLESLGKVYRDPDTGKLILIGD; encoded by the coding sequence ATGAGCCGACGCTGGCGCTCTAGCCGCTTTGCCACCGGCGAGGATGACCCGCTCGGACCGTTGGCGAATCTGGTCGATGTGGTGCTGGTCTTCGCCTGCGGGCTGATTGCTGCGCTGGTGGCACAAACCGACCTGCTGGCGCGGCTCGAGCATTCCAGTCAGCCCGTTCCCATCGAGCGCGGTCGCGAGTTGCCACAGGTACCAGAGAGTCTCAACGGCAACAGCGGCGAAGGGCTGGAGAGTCTCGGCAAGGTCTACCGCGACCCCGACACCGGCAAGCTGATCCTGATCGGCGACTGA
- a CDS encoding NADH-quinone oxidoreductase subunit K, whose protein sequence is MTAAALYLGMGLLLWVIGLHGLCSQDHPIRRLIAINIMGSGVFMVLVSLARRGDVSDPLPHALVVTGLVVAVSATAFALRLAAPGHEQVRTQEDP, encoded by the coding sequence ATGACTGCCGCCGCGCTGTATCTGGGCATGGGTCTGCTGCTGTGGGTGATCGGCCTGCACGGCCTGTGCAGCCAGGATCATCCGATTCGCCGTCTGATCGCGATCAACATCATGGGCAGCGGCGTGTTCATGGTGCTGGTGTCGCTGGCCAGGCGCGGGGATGTCAGTGATCCGCTGCCGCATGCCCTGGTGGTCACCGGACTGGTAGTAGCCGTCAGCGCGACCGCGTTCGCCCTGCGTCTGGCCGCGCCGGGTCACGAGCAGGTCCGCACGCAGGAGGACCCTTGA
- a CDS encoding NAD(P)H-dependent oxidoreductase, protein MIIVDTALARRQSEGRPIRVGMVGAGFQGSGIALQIMTAVQGMQLCAVANRNIASAVGVYDQLGIQPQRCDTRAELEQAIAEGRYAVTEDAVALAGADGLDAIIEVTGSIEYAAHAVLAALEHGKHVVQMNAELDGTIGPILKTRADSAGVIYTFSDGDQPGVQMNLYRFAAGIGVRPVLCGNIKGLHDPYRNPTTQEAFAKRWGQKPAMVASFADGTKISFEQAIVANGTGMRVARRGMLGPDFSGGDPGAPLVPVEDTVSAFAEHIDPAGPGLVDYVVGARPGPGVFVLGTIENARQKHYLELYKLGKGPYYCFTTPYHLCHFEVPNSVARAVLFADPVLTPKGGPRVGVIAVAKKDLQPGEVIEEFGGYEVYGVADNMDVVRRDRLLPVGLALGCTLKRAVPKDAPLTFDDVSFPEGRLVDRLYAEQEQLFA, encoded by the coding sequence ATGATTATCGTTGATACGGCCCTGGCACGACGCCAGTCCGAAGGCCGGCCGATTCGCGTCGGCATGGTGGGTGCCGGTTTCCAGGGAAGCGGCATCGCGCTGCAGATCATGACGGCAGTGCAGGGCATGCAGCTGTGCGCGGTTGCCAACCGCAACATCGCCAGTGCAGTAGGGGTATACGATCAGCTGGGCATCCAGCCGCAGCGCTGCGACACCCGCGCCGAACTGGAGCAGGCGATCGCCGAAGGACGCTACGCGGTCACCGAGGACGCTGTAGCCCTGGCTGGTGCGGACGGGCTGGACGCCATCATAGAGGTGACCGGCTCGATCGAATATGCCGCACACGCGGTACTGGCGGCGCTGGAGCACGGCAAGCACGTGGTACAGATGAACGCCGAACTCGATGGCACCATCGGCCCGATCCTGAAAACGCGAGCTGACTCTGCCGGCGTGATCTATACGTTCTCCGATGGCGATCAGCCGGGCGTGCAAATGAACCTGTACCGTTTTGCTGCTGGCATCGGCGTGCGTCCGGTGCTGTGCGGCAATATCAAGGGCCTGCACGACCCGTACCGCAATCCGACCACGCAGGAGGCCTTTGCCAAGCGTTGGGGTCAGAAGCCGGCGATGGTCGCCTCGTTCGCCGATGGCACCAAGATTTCCTTCGAGCAGGCGATTGTCGCCAACGGTACCGGTATGCGGGTAGCGCGGCGCGGGATGCTGGGTCCGGATTTCTCCGGCGGTGACCCGGGCGCACCGCTGGTGCCGGTCGAGGACACGGTTTCAGCCTTTGCCGAGCATATCGACCCGGCAGGGCCGGGGCTGGTGGACTACGTGGTGGGTGCTCGTCCGGGCCCCGGCGTGTTCGTGCTGGGGACCATCGAGAACGCCCGGCAGAAGCATTACCTTGAGCTCTACAAGCTCGGCAAGGGACCGTATTACTGCTTCACCACGCCCTATCACCTGTGCCATTTCGAGGTGCCCAACTCGGTCGCGCGGGCAGTGCTGTTCGCCGATCCGGTGCTCACCCCCAAGGGCGGGCCGCGCGTGGGCGTGATCGCGGTGGCTAAGAAGGATCTGCAGCCGGGTGAGGTCATCGAGGAATTTGGTGGCTACGAGGTGTACGGCGTCGCCGACAACATGGACGTGGTGCGGCGTGACCGCCTCCTGCCGGTCGGGCTTGCGCTGGGTTGTACGCTCAAACGAGCCGTGCCGAAGGACGCGCCGTTGACCTTTGACGATGTGTCCTTCCCCGAAGGGCGCCTGGTCGACCGGCTCTACGCAGAGCAGGAACAGTTGTTCGCCTGA